DNA sequence from the Prosthecobacter dejongeii genome:
TTTGTGGAGGGTGGAATGTTTGAGGGTAGAGCCGAAACATCTCGGCAGAATGGAAGCGGATACGGAAGGCAAGCAGTAGCAGGGCGGGGGACATCTCAAGATCCGCGCCTTGATGTTTATGAAGTCGTCACGGCCAGGATTCTTGAAAAGCTGGCCGCTGGGGTGGTGCCCTGGCAGTCGCCAAGCATTGCCCGCGTTGGGTTCCCGAGGAACTTTTCAACGGGCAACTACTACCGAGGAATTAACGTCTTTTTGCTCGGCTCCATGGAGTATCAAAGCCCCTACTTTTTGACCTTCATCCAGGCCAAAGAACTGGGCGGCAATGTGAAGAAGGGTGAAAAAGGATGCCCCATCGTGAAGCTTGGAACCTGGACAAAGGACCTGGAAGGCCAGACCAAAACGGCAGACGATGGAAGCCAGGAACAGGCCACCGAGAAACGCCAGTTCTTGAAGCTCTACACGGTTTTTAATGCCTGCCAGATTGAGGGCATCGAGTTTCCGGAGCCGCCCAAGTGCGACACGTTCACCGAGTCCCAACAGGCAGAAGCAGCCCGCCAGATTGTGGCCGAGATGCCCAACCCGCCGAGCATCTTTGAAGGCCGCAAAGCGACTCCGTGTTACGTTCCGGCAGAGGATGCCGTCGAAATGCCCAGCCGGGAGACGTTTCGCGCCGAGTGGCGATTCTACAAAACCATGTTCCACGAGCTGGGGCACAGCACCGGCCACCAGTCGCGCCTAGCTCGAAAAAGCCTTCTGGAAAATCGCGGCATGGCCGCAAGTGGGGAGGCTGCCAAAATCTACGGCGTCGAGGAGCTGGTCGCAGAAATGACAGCCGCCTACCTTGGAGCCGCTGCCGGCATCATCGAGGACGATTTCGACAACTCTGCTGCCTACCTCAAAGGCTGGATGGATGTCCTGAAGGTCTCCGATCACAAGAAGTGGCTCGTCCAGGCAGCCAGCGAGGCACAGAAGGCCGCTGATTACATTCTGGGAGCCGAGACAGGCAAACCCCTGGAATGACCCGTCAGGTGACCGGGCAGGGGCCTTTACGGCCACCTCCCGGCCATGTCCTGCAATGCCCCGACAGCCACAACCCGCCCAACCACCCCAGACAGCCCTCGACCACAAGCACTCACACAACCCACAGCCACCAAGCCCCGAACGAGCTCCACCAGCTCAGAACCTCAAGCCAGGCCACCGCCACCCCATCAGCCTGCACCCACCCAGACGACCAGCTCAGAGCACCAACAACCCAACCCCAGGTCTGCCCGCTCGGCCCCCGAACGGCCTCGCATCACAGCCGCCAGATCCCGACGACTACAGCACGGCGACGCCCCCCAAACTACAACTCACACCCGATGCACCTTCGATGTAAACAAAGACTCACAAAACCCTTTATTTTCAGTGTCCAACGTGTTAACATCTTGTTTACGTTTGAGGCTAAACCCTTGAATTTAGAACGGTGTTTATGTAAACGGAGAATTATGGCAAAAACTCCCAAGACAGACCGAACAACTCCCATCGCTTTTCGACTCAGCGATGACAAGCAACGACGCTTGACTGCGCTTGCATCAGCCGAAGGGTTGTCTTCTGGAGAGTATGCCCGCGAGCTGGTCTTGACCAAGATAGACGAGCACGAAATCATCAATCAGGAGGTTCAGCAGCTCCGCGCTGAGTTCCAAGTTTTCCGCTCGGATTTTGCCCTGGCTGTTGAGGCACTCCTGGTGGCTGCCAGTAACAATCATCCACTGACGGCCGAGCAAGCTCGCCAGTGGGTAGATGACCGAATTCGCCGTCCATCCAACCTACCAAGGAAGGCCTGAAGATGTTGTCTGTTTCTGCCATGTCTGGAGGTCAGGGGGCTTACTACACAGCTCTTGCCCGTGAAGACTACTACCTGGAAGGTGGTGAACCCCCTGGCGTCTGGTGCGGCGAGGGGGCCAAGGCTTTGGGCTTCTCAGGTGAAATTGATAAAGAAGTCTTCTCAAAAATCTTTGATGGCTTGGACGCAAAAGGACGGCCCCTTGTCCAAAATGCTGGCCAGGAAAACCGACAAGCAGGATGGGATCTGACTTTTTCGGCTCCCAAATCGGTCTCCGTTCTCTGGTCACTTCTGCCATCTGAGGCAGGGGCCAAAATCCGAGAATGCCAACTGGAGGCAGTCCGAAAAGCTTGCCAGTATCTCGAAGATGAAGCTGGATGGACTCGACGCGGAAAAGCCGGAGCAATCCGTGAAAAGGCCAGTTTGGTTGTAGGGCTTTTTGAGCACGGAACCAGCAGAGCAGGGGACCCCCAGCTTCATACGCACGCCCTTTTCATGAATCTGGCCGTGCGACATGACGGCACGACCGGGACCATTGAAAGCAAACCGTTTTACCAGCACAAAATGGCTGCTGGTGCTTTGTATCGCTCCGAGCTGGCCGCCCAGCTCCAGCAGAAACTTGGCGTCGAGATTGAGCGTGTTCGCTCATGGTTCGAGGTGAAGGGGATCGACAAGAACCTCACAGAACACTGGTCCACTAGGCGAAAAGAAATCGAGGAAGCCTTGGCACAATCTGGGTTCCAAAGTTCCAAGGCTTCCGAAATGGCAGCACTCAACACGCGCCACGTCAAACAGCACATTGCCCGTGAGGAGTTGTTTGAAGAATGGAAAGTCAAAGGCAAGGAAATGAACTGGGGCGCTGAGCAGGCTCAAAGCATCGTTAAAGATAGGCCGTTTCTACATCGAGACCCTCCCCAAGTTGCGAAAGCTCTCGCACTCAAAGAGGCTTTGGAAGACATCACCAATCACCAGGCTTTCTTTTCAGAACGCGAGTTTGTTCGCAAAGTAGCCGAGGAAGCCCAAGGCAAAGGGATCGGTGCCGATGATGTTCGGAAGGCGACTCGCGACTATCTGGAGCACAACGCCGTTCATTTGAGAAGAGGCGACCAGCTCTTTTTCACCACCCCTGAAATACTGGAAATGGAAAAAGACATGCTTTCCAGAGCTGACAATTCGCGCAACGGCACACTGCACCAGGTTGGGGATCTGGTGGTGGATCAGGCCATCAAGGAGAATTCGCACCTTCGACACGAGCAGAAAAGGGCGATTGAACACATTACCCGAGGAAAGGGCAGCATCGTTGCCGTTTCTGGGATGGCAGGCACAGGCAAAACCACCATGCTCAAAGTTGCCGCTCAAATATGGAGGGAAAGTGGCTTCATACCGCGCGGAATAGCCCTTTCCGGCAAAGCGGCTGATGGACTTAACACCGAGGCTGGAATTGAGAGTTCCACCATTGCCAAAGCCCTGTTTGATCTCGAAAAAGAGAGAAATCTGCTCACTGAAAAAACAGTTCTCATTCTGGATGAAGCTGGAATGGTCGGAACCAAGCACATGAGCAGATTGATAAAAGAGGCTGAGAAAGCGAAGGCTAAACTGGTTTTGGTCGGCGACGCCAAGCAGTTGCAACCTGTAGATGCCGGAGGTCCATTTGCCGCCATCGTGGATCTTCTGGGTGATGTCAGAATGACTGAGATCATCCGTCAAAAGGAACCTTGGGCCAGGGAGGCCGTGCTCGATATGGCAAATGGAGTGGCATCCCGTGCTTTGGAAGCCTTTGCCAGCAGGGGCCAAGTTTCAATCACTGACGACAAGTCGCAAGCGCGAAGCGTTCTGCTGAAGGCTTGGGAGGTGGCCGGACTTGAGAAGCCCCAGGAGAATTTGATTCTCACAGGCACAAATCAAGACGCCGTCATTCTGAATAGAGATGCCCAAGCTGTGCGCAAAAAACAGGGTTATCTGGGTGACGAATCAGTCAAAGCGGCCGGAGAAGTGTTTCACCAAGGGGATCGAATTTTGTTCACCAAAAACGCAGCGCCAAGAGGAATCCGGAACGGCTCCATCGGAACCATCGACAAGGTCGAAAGCCAGCTCAGCCAGCTTCATGTCATTTTGGACAATGGGCGTAGGGTCCAAGTTCCTCTTGAAGACTATGACTCGGTTAAGCTCGGCTACGCCGTTACCACTCACAAAAGTCAGGGCATGACGACGCAGAACACCTTTATTCTCACAGATGAAGCAATGCAGGACAGGGAGTTGTCTTATGTCCAAGCATCAAGGGCGAGAGGAACAACGAGGATCTTTACCACCACGCAGGAAGCAGGTATCGACATGAATCAGTTGGTGAAGTCGATGAGCACGAGTCATCAAAAAGAACTGGCCTCTTCTCTCCAAACGGTGGCAGCCATACAAAAGCCAGACCTTGAACGGGCTAATTCCGCCCGAACCACTGACATTTCAATTCAGCTATGAATCCACATCCGCAGGCAAGGCCCGATAAACGGGACCCATCTGATTACCCGTTTTTGTGGGGTGAGTATTTTTTGCCTTGGAGCCGTGCAAGAGAGCACTTTCTGGTAATGGGGGCCACTGGATCGGGAAAAACCGTTCTGCTCAGGAGACTCATGCAGACTGTGCTACCTCAGATTGGCACTAGTGCAGCCCCAG
Encoded proteins:
- a CDS encoding ArdC family protein, which translates into the protein FVEGGMFEGRAETSRQNGSGYGRQAVAGRGTSQDPRLDVYEVVTARILEKLAAGVVPWQSPSIARVGFPRNFSTGNYYRGINVFLLGSMEYQSPYFLTFIQAKELGGNVKKGEKGCPIVKLGTWTKDLEGQTKTADDGSQEQATEKRQFLKLYTVFNACQIEGIEFPEPPKCDTFTESQQAEAARQIVAEMPNPPSIFEGRKATPCYVPAEDAVEMPSRETFRAEWRFYKTMFHELGHSTGHQSRLARKSLLENRGMAASGEAAKIYGVEELVAEMTAAYLGAAAGIIEDDFDNSAAYLKGWMDVLKVSDHKKWLVQAASEAQKAADYILGAETGKPLE
- the mobF gene encoding MobF family relaxase; protein product: MLSVSAMSGGQGAYYTALAREDYYLEGGEPPGVWCGEGAKALGFSGEIDKEVFSKIFDGLDAKGRPLVQNAGQENRQAGWDLTFSAPKSVSVLWSLLPSEAGAKIRECQLEAVRKACQYLEDEAGWTRRGKAGAIREKASLVVGLFEHGTSRAGDPQLHTHALFMNLAVRHDGTTGTIESKPFYQHKMAAGALYRSELAAQLQQKLGVEIERVRSWFEVKGIDKNLTEHWSTRRKEIEEALAQSGFQSSKASEMAALNTRHVKQHIAREELFEEWKVKGKEMNWGAEQAQSIVKDRPFLHRDPPQVAKALALKEALEDITNHQAFFSEREFVRKVAEEAQGKGIGADDVRKATRDYLEHNAVHLRRGDQLFFTTPEILEMEKDMLSRADNSRNGTLHQVGDLVVDQAIKENSHLRHEQKRAIEHITRGKGSIVAVSGMAGTGKTTMLKVAAQIWRESGFIPRGIALSGKAADGLNTEAGIESSTIAKALFDLEKERNLLTEKTVLILDEAGMVGTKHMSRLIKEAEKAKAKLVLVGDAKQLQPVDAGGPFAAIVDLLGDVRMTEIIRQKEPWAREAVLDMANGVASRALEAFASRGQVSITDDKSQARSVLLKAWEVAGLEKPQENLILTGTNQDAVILNRDAQAVRKKQGYLGDESVKAAGEVFHQGDRILFTKNAAPRGIRNGSIGTIDKVESQLSQLHVILDNGRRVQVPLEDYDSVKLGYAVTTHKSQGMTTQNTFILTDEAMQDRELSYVQASRARGTTRIFTTTQEAGIDMNQLVKSMSTSHQKELASSLQTVAAIQKPDLERANSARTTDISIQL